From a single Lactococcus allomyrinae genomic region:
- a CDS encoding DUF1294 domain-containing protein, which produces MIFLWILLVWNIVVFGFYAVDKYKAIHHLWRIPEKVLLTEAIIGGGLGAILAGQICHHKTRKWYFWLAWIIGVIVDIALVLVIINLM; this is translated from the coding sequence ATTTTACTAGTCTGGAATATCGTAGTTTTTGGATTTTATGCGGTGGACAAGTATAAAGCGATACATCATTTGTGGCGTATTCCTGAGAAAGTTTTACTGACAGAGGCGATCATAGGTGGCGGTCTTGGTGCAATTTTGGCAGGACAGATTTGCCATCATAAGACGCGTAAATGGTATTTTTGGCTGGCTTGGATTATTGGAGTAATCGTTGATATAGCTTTGGTTTTAGTGATTATTAATCTAATGTGA
- a CDS encoding LacI family DNA-binding transcriptional regulator: protein MAVTIKDVAKKAGVNASTVSRVIKDSSEISDKTKAKVRKAMQDLGYRRNAAAQILASGKTNTIGVVFPPVSDKASQPFFMKILTSINETARDYNVSVAIATGHSTKELKKQVELQYSEKRVDGFIILYAGKRDEIRDYLLENDIPFVLVGTPSERQNEITHVDNDNMLLGREAVRHLAELQHQKIAFVTDTTEGEVYEERYQGFKDEMNRLGLTKRLIFFNKDFMLEDETALVAMDDVLALKVVERLSEIGLKVPDDVSMITYNNSIFASILHPYLTTFDIHIEQLGAAAVKKFLDLSNDKNFLPEKTIIPFELILRESTKIKK, encoded by the coding sequence ATGGCAGTAACAATCAAAGATGTAGCAAAAAAAGCTGGAGTAAATGCTTCGACCGTGAGTCGAGTCATAAAAGACAGCTCAGAAATTAGCGATAAAACCAAAGCTAAAGTGCGTAAAGCAATGCAAGACTTAGGTTACAGGAGAAATGCAGCTGCTCAAATTTTAGCTTCAGGTAAAACAAACACCATTGGCGTTGTCTTTCCACCTGTAAGTGATAAAGCCAGCCAGCCTTTCTTTATGAAAATATTGACCTCGATTAACGAAACGGCCCGTGATTATAATGTCTCGGTAGCTATTGCAACAGGACATTCAACCAAAGAATTAAAAAAACAAGTTGAGCTACAATACTCAGAAAAGCGAGTGGATGGTTTTATCATCTTATATGCAGGGAAAAGAGACGAAATTCGCGACTATCTGTTAGAAAATGATATTCCATTTGTGCTGGTTGGAACACCCTCTGAACGGCAAAATGAGATTACACATGTGGACAATGATAATATGCTTTTGGGGAGAGAAGCAGTCAGACATTTGGCTGAACTTCAACATCAAAAAATTGCCTTTGTCACTGATACCACAGAAGGAGAAGTCTACGAAGAACGTTATCAAGGTTTCAAAGATGAGATGAACCGATTAGGATTGACAAAACGTCTCATATTTTTTAACAAAGATTTCATGCTAGAAGATGAAACAGCTCTAGTCGCTATGGATGACGTCTTAGCGTTGAAAGTGGTGGAACGTTTGTCAGAAATTGGATTGAAGGTACCTGACGATGTTAGTATGATTACTTATAATAATTCGATTTTTGCATCAATTTTACATCCCTATTTGACGACTTTTGATATTCATATTGAGCAGTTGGGCGCAGCTGCAGTAAAAAAATTCTTAGATTTATCCAATGATAAGAACTTTTTGCCTGAGAAAACAATTATTCCGTTCGAGCTTATTTTGAGAGAATCAACAAAAATCAAAAAATAA
- a CDS encoding alpha-amylase family glycosyl hydrolase — protein sequence MKSKIIVLSASILALSVLTACQKTNSQASSADKKAVSTKVSPSLYRNFYEIFTGSFADSNGDGQGDLNGVTQHLDYLNTGNPQSTTDLKVQGLWMTPIFASPSYHGYDVTNYEAINPKLGTMADFENLIAQAKKRGIAVILDMPFNHTATNNVWFEKALAGDKKYVNYYNWSSQPKQGYNLASNGKYYESEFDKSMPDLNLSNPDVKKEIAKITKFWLDKGVSGFRLDGMAYYYGTSVDKNTVKFSSWLMKTIHSQDKKAYVVGEDYAGADDITSLYASKINSLFAFPNALNNNNSPLMNALMYGEGSTFSEGETAWDDEIHKANPTAIDAPFLTNHDMDRAINFTNTLPESKMAASSYLLMPGNPFIYYGEELGMSGSGVDQNKRLPMPWAVDGKDSPKASVSVPGSDMIATTLGGSVAQQEANPDSLLNWYKKILRLKAKYPEIAADRIKSVSVSNDSLSVINYGQDLTIVNNFSDTDSVTVKLPKAVIGNKLSDGLYIKGGAAKLTADKLTVPAYSTVILTK from the coding sequence ATGAAAAGTAAAATCATTGTACTGTCAGCGAGTATTCTTGCTCTGTCAGTACTGACAGCTTGCCAAAAAACTAATTCGCAAGCGAGTAGCGCTGACAAAAAAGCTGTCAGTACAAAAGTGAGTCCAAGTTTATACCGCAATTTTTATGAAATTTTTACAGGTTCTTTTGCGGATTCAAATGGTGATGGGCAAGGAGATTTGAATGGTGTTACACAGCATTTAGATTATTTGAACACTGGAAATCCCCAATCAACAACAGATTTAAAAGTTCAGGGCTTGTGGATGACACCTATTTTTGCAAGTCCTAGTTATCACGGTTATGATGTGACAAATTATGAAGCAATCAATCCAAAATTGGGTACGATGGCAGATTTTGAAAACTTAATTGCACAAGCGAAAAAACGCGGTATTGCAGTCATCTTGGATATGCCATTTAATCACACGGCGACAAACAATGTGTGGTTTGAAAAGGCGCTTGCTGGCGATAAAAAATATGTCAATTATTATAATTGGTCAAGTCAGCCAAAACAAGGCTATAATTTGGCAAGTAATGGAAAATACTATGAGTCAGAGTTTGACAAGTCTATGCCAGACCTGAATTTATCCAATCCAGATGTTAAAAAAGAAATCGCAAAAATCACAAAATTTTGGCTGGACAAAGGTGTTTCGGGCTTTCGTTTAGATGGTATGGCTTATTATTATGGCACATCTGTGGATAAAAATACGGTTAAATTTTCGAGTTGGTTGATGAAGACGATTCATTCTCAAGATAAAAAAGCTTATGTCGTAGGCGAGGACTATGCAGGTGCAGATGATATTACGTCACTTTATGCTTCAAAAATTAATTCACTATTTGCTTTTCCCAATGCTTTAAATAATAATAACAGTCCATTGATGAATGCTTTGATGTATGGCGAGGGTTCAACTTTTTCAGAGGGAGAAACGGCTTGGGATGACGAGATTCATAAAGCAAATCCGACAGCAATTGATGCACCGTTTTTGACCAATCATGATATGGATCGAGCGATTAATTTCACAAATACGCTACCTGAATCTAAAATGGCGGCATCAAGCTACCTGCTCATGCCGGGCAATCCATTTATTTACTATGGAGAGGAGTTGGGAATGAGTGGCTCAGGTGTTGACCAGAATAAACGCTTGCCAATGCCTTGGGCTGTGGATGGTAAAGATTCACCAAAAGCAAGTGTTTCTGTGCCTGGAAGTGATATGATAGCTACGACACTTGGTGGTTCAGTTGCGCAACAAGAAGCCAATCCAGATTCTTTGCTTAATTGGTATAAGAAAATTTTACGATTAAAGGCGAAATATCCGGAAATTGCTGCTGACAGAATCAAATCAGTTTCTGTCAGTAATGATAGCTTATCTGTCATTAATTACGGGCAAGACTTAACGATTGTCAATAATTTTTCGGATACTGACTCCGTTACTGTAAAATTACCTAAAGCAGTCATTGGAAACAAACTTTCTGATGGGCTTTATATCAAAGGTGGAGCGGCGAAACTGACAGCTGACAAGTTGACAGTTCCAGCATACAGCACAGTAATTTTGACGAAATGA
- a CDS encoding sugar O-acetyltransferase produces MTSEYERMISGELYDASKIEPEYRPRKSRVLAQKINQVSLMERDKIVALEKELFGQTGEEIYVNPPLHVDYGFNTKIGERFYANMDCIFLDVAPITIGDDVMFGPRVQLITPSHPIDAGVRVRGLELGKAITIGSRVWLGAGVIVNPGVTIGENTIVGSGSVVTKDLPANVIAVGNPARVLREISETDRLYWEDEERKYHEK; encoded by the coding sequence ATGACTTCTGAATACGAACGCATGATTTCAGGCGAACTTTACGATGCAAGCAAGATTGAACCAGAATATCGTCCAAGAAAATCACGTGTTTTGGCGCAAAAAATTAATCAAGTGAGCTTAATGGAAAGAGACAAAATCGTTGCGCTTGAAAAAGAATTATTTGGACAAACTGGTGAAGAGATTTATGTCAATCCGCCGCTTCATGTTGATTATGGCTTTAATACAAAGATTGGTGAGCGTTTTTATGCCAATATGGACTGTATCTTTCTTGATGTAGCACCGATTACGATTGGTGATGATGTCATGTTTGGACCTCGTGTGCAATTGATTACGCCCAGTCATCCGATTGATGCAGGGGTTCGTGTGCGTGGGCTAGAGTTAGGAAAAGCAATCACGATAGGGTCTCGGGTTTGGCTTGGAGCCGGTGTGATAGTCAATCCTGGTGTTACAATCGGCGAAAATACGATTGTTGGCTCTGGAAGTGTTGTGACAAAAGATCTGCCTGCAAATGTGATTGCAGTAGGAAATCCTGCGCGTGTCTTACGTGAAATTTCGGAAACAGACCGTCTTTATTGGGAAGATGAAGAGAGAAAGTATCATGAAAAGTAA
- a CDS encoding response regulator transcription factor: MIKILLVEDDLSLSKSVYDFLKSFAEVKQVYDGIEGLYEAELGIYDLILLDLMLPEKNGFEVLKELRGKNVDTPVLIMTAKESLDDKMHGFDIGADDYLTKPFYLDELRARIQALLKRTGKLEDSNGLSYGNVRLNLSNKSAMVDDTPVDLIGKEFDLVVYLMQNQNVILPKEQIFDRIWGYDSDTTVTVVEVYMSKIRKKLKDTEFVNNLSTLRNVGYILR, translated from the coding sequence ATGATTAAAATTTTGTTAGTCGAGGACGACTTATCGTTATCCAAGTCTGTTTATGATTTCTTAAAATCATTTGCGGAAGTAAAGCAAGTCTATGATGGAATTGAAGGGTTATATGAAGCAGAGCTTGGAATCTATGATTTGATTTTGCTAGATTTGATGTTGCCAGAAAAAAATGGTTTTGAAGTTTTGAAAGAATTACGTGGAAAAAATGTTGATACGCCAGTTCTTATCATGACAGCAAAAGAATCTTTAGATGATAAGATGCACGGTTTTGATATTGGTGCTGATGATTATCTGACGAAGCCTTTTTATCTTGATGAGTTAAGAGCGCGTATTCAGGCTCTGCTAAAACGCACAGGAAAACTTGAAGATTCCAATGGACTTTCTTATGGTAATGTTCGCTTGAATCTCTCGAATAAATCAGCGATGGTAGATGATACACCAGTAGATTTGATTGGTAAAGAATTTGATTTGGTCGTTTATCTGATGCAAAATCAAAATGTTATCTTACCTAAAGAACAAATTTTTGACCGAATTTGGGGTTACGATAGCGATACCACAGTTACGGTTGTTGAAGTATATATGAGCAAGATACGTAAAAAGTTGAAAGATACAGAGTTTGTTAATAATCTCTCTACTTTGCGTAATGTAGGATATATTTTGCGATAA
- a CDS encoding sensor histidine kinase, giving the protein MKKIIKKVKSSAIVKNDGKNFLHFFLAFTVIFVALAVIIIQVMQIGMYKATDQNLQDLARNSAFLQDAANNQTGTGSLQSQGAYGPTNSVLFYDADGNSFTPASTDMGPSDFVLSHLKKAVKLNKNAINTIRTISVHNPYGADWHYRYLTTQIVITNNDGSITPAYVQVFSNVDQIQDAMSRAMLVILTTMVAFWLLSVVISLYLANWTLKPILSAYEKQKEFVENASHELRTPLAILQNRLELLFQKPTATIIDESENISESLSEVRNMRLLTTNLLNLARRESGIKIEPEETTAAFFEMIFNSYEMLAENAGKVFTGTLKLEGTINLDQALIKQLLTILFDNALKYTDDDGEISLDVQKNGGNLIFTVADNGEGISNEDKKKIFDRFFRVDKARTRQKGGLGLGLSLAKQIVDAYNGKISVEDNQPEGTKFIIRIRLDNSMVNPAKIFQKL; this is encoded by the coding sequence TTGAAGAAAATAATTAAAAAAGTTAAGTCTTCAGCGATTGTGAAAAATGATGGGAAAAATTTCCTTCATTTTTTTCTAGCTTTTACAGTAATTTTTGTGGCTTTGGCAGTTATCATTATTCAAGTGATGCAGATTGGGATGTATAAAGCAACAGACCAAAATTTGCAGGATTTAGCGCGTAATTCAGCTTTTTTGCAAGATGCAGCAAATAATCAAACTGGAACAGGAAGTTTGCAAAGTCAAGGAGCGTATGGTCCGACGAATAGTGTACTTTTCTACGATGCTGACGGAAATAGTTTTACCCCAGCCTCTACTGATATGGGACCGTCAGATTTTGTTCTTAGTCATCTAAAAAAAGCAGTAAAATTAAATAAAAATGCAATTAATACGATTCGGACAATTTCCGTGCATAATCCCTATGGTGCAGATTGGCACTATCGCTATCTAACAACGCAAATTGTCATTACAAACAATGATGGTAGCATTACCCCAGCCTACGTGCAGGTCTTTTCAAATGTTGACCAAATTCAAGACGCGATGAGTCGTGCTATGCTTGTTATTTTAACGACAATGGTTGCTTTTTGGCTTTTATCGGTTGTGATTAGTCTATATCTTGCTAATTGGACTTTGAAACCAATTCTATCTGCTTATGAGAAGCAAAAGGAATTTGTGGAAAATGCTTCTCATGAATTACGTACTCCCCTCGCTATTTTGCAAAATCGGTTGGAACTTTTATTTCAAAAACCGACAGCGACAATCATTGATGAATCGGAAAATATTTCTGAAAGCCTGTCAGAAGTTCGAAATATGCGACTTTTGACCACTAATCTGCTCAACTTAGCTCGCCGTGAATCAGGAATCAAGATTGAGCCAGAAGAAACAACAGCAGCATTTTTTGAGATGATTTTCAATAGTTATGAAATGCTTGCTGAAAATGCAGGGAAAGTGTTTACAGGAACGCTCAAATTAGAAGGAACAATAAATTTAGACCAAGCTTTGATTAAGCAGTTATTGACTATTTTATTTGATAATGCATTGAAATATACTGATGATGACGGAGAGATTTCACTTGATGTGCAAAAAAATGGAGGAAATCTGATTTTTACAGTTGCTGACAATGGTGAAGGAATTTCTAACGAGGATAAAAAGAAGATTTTTGACCGCTTTTTCCGTGTGGATAAAGCACGCACGCGACAAAAAGGTGGTCTGGGCTTGGGATTGTCATTAGCGAAGCAAATCGTTGATGCTTATAACGGTAAAATTTCTGTTGAGGATAATCAACCAGAAGGAACAAAATTTATTATAAGAATTCGTTTGGATAATTCGATGGTTAATCCTGCAAAAATTTTCCAAAAGTTGTAA
- a CDS encoding alpha-glucosidase → MKKNKNWFHSAVGYQIYPKSFKDSNGDGIGDIQGIIEKLTYLKKLGVDFIWLNPIYKSPQFDGGYDIADYYAIDEMFGSLDDFKILLTKAHEVGIKVIMDLVVNHTSDQHPWFLESKKSKDNPYRDYYLWQEATDKKMPNDWISFFGGSAWTYDEATRQAYFHVFAKEQPDLNWKNPKVRAEIYRMIRWWLELGIDGFRLDAISHIQKEPWDFKIKSWKGDGPWQPFMNVAGIEQYMDDLKKIFDEYGALTVGEASGVRSHQASSWTNDSGYINMIFELEHNTRKPNSDGTGSIYAYKKVIMRWQEDLQAEGWNALYLENHDQPRSIDTFGDGSLESAKALAVSYMLLRGTPFIYQGQEFGMTNFPFTDSSQLRAEEVKNHYQALLTENLSADDALKKVTAGSREHARTPLQWSLDENAGFTTGQSWMEINPNFKTVNSENLSELTELYQRLIQLRHDEKAISDGSVRFHFARHLQAFVYERDEFLIMVNLGTKKAHLNFDTTSVSTDRNYQHILGSADRQFQTKMLLEAWEYHVYQKI, encoded by the coding sequence ATGAAAAAGAATAAAAATTGGTTTCATTCTGCCGTTGGCTATCAGATTTATCCGAAATCTTTTAAGGATTCAAATGGTGATGGCATCGGTGATATTCAAGGAATTATTGAAAAATTAACTTATTTGAAAAAGTTGGGTGTTGATTTTATTTGGCTTAATCCAATTTACAAAAGTCCACAATTTGATGGTGGGTACGATATTGCAGATTATTATGCGATTGATGAGATGTTCGGAAGTCTTGATGATTTCAAAATTTTGCTTACAAAAGCTCATGAAGTTGGTATAAAAGTAATCATGGACTTAGTTGTCAATCATACGTCTGACCAACATCCGTGGTTTTTAGAGAGCAAGAAGTCGAAAGACAATCCTTATCGCGACTATTATTTATGGCAAGAGGCTACAGATAAGAAGATGCCAAATGACTGGATTTCTTTTTTTGGTGGTTCAGCGTGGACTTATGATGAAGCGACCAGACAGGCTTATTTCCATGTTTTTGCAAAAGAGCAACCAGATTTAAACTGGAAAAATCCTAAAGTACGTGCAGAGATTTATCGTATGATTCGTTGGTGGTTAGAGCTTGGGATTGATGGTTTTAGATTAGATGCTATTTCTCATATTCAAAAAGAACCGTGGGATTTTAAAATTAAATCATGGAAAGGCGATGGCCCGTGGCAGCCGTTTATGAATGTTGCAGGCATTGAGCAGTACATGGACGATTTGAAGAAGATTTTTGATGAGTATGGTGCCTTGACGGTTGGAGAAGCTTCAGGAGTTCGCTCGCATCAGGCTTCAAGCTGGACAAATGATTCAGGATATATCAACATGATTTTTGAGCTTGAACATAACACGCGCAAACCAAATAGTGATGGTACAGGCTCAATCTATGCTTACAAGAAAGTGATTATGCGTTGGCAGGAGGATTTACAGGCAGAGGGGTGGAATGCGCTCTATCTTGAAAATCACGATCAGCCTAGAAGTATTGACACTTTTGGTGATGGCTCCCTTGAGTCAGCAAAAGCACTCGCGGTCAGCTACATGTTGTTGCGGGGGACACCTTTCATTTACCAAGGTCAAGAATTTGGCATGACCAATTTTCCATTTACTGACAGCAGTCAGTTGCGTGCTGAGGAAGTCAAAAATCATTACCAAGCGTTGCTGACAGAAAATCTGTCAGCAGATGATGCACTGAAAAAAGTGACGGCGGGAAGTCGTGAACACGCACGTACCCCTTTACAATGGTCCCTTGATGAAAATGCAGGTTTTACAACAGGTCAGTCGTGGATGGAGATTAATCCAAATTTTAAAACAGTAAATTCAGAAAATCTGTCAGAGCTGACAGAGCTGTATCAAAGACTGATTCAATTACGGCATGATGAGAAAGCAATTTCTGATGGCTCCGTTCGTTTTCATTTTGCTAGACACTTGCAGGCATTTGTCTACGAACGTGATGAATTTTTGATTATGGTCAATTTAGGAACGAAAAAAGCACACCTGAATTTTGATACAACTTCTGTCAGCACTGACAGAAATTACCAGCATATCTTGGGAAGTGCTGACAGACAATTTCAAACCAAAATGCTACTAGAAGCATGGGAATATCATGTTTATCAGAAGATTTAA
- a CDS encoding glycoside hydrolase family 65 protein, with the protein MKQIKRIMGINPWKITAHQIEKEDRRLQESLTSIGNGYMGMRGNFSETFSGDHHQGTYIAGVWFPDKTRVGWWKNGYPEYFGKAINALNFAKVRLFIDKKEVDLATSPVTDFDLALDMEKGLLTYAYTVSGVRVTVERFFSIATRELAVFHFNFENIDGQMHSVRAESFIDADVRNEDANYDEKFWNTYESGNTEHGSYLISQTIPNPFGVEQFTVLAHQDFKGNLQLTAQKSADDNVSDTYEEILPAGQTLTFEKRVLVLTSRDYDNLSALTDTSVALIESLSAISYEELRTAQIEAWSKRWEIADVQIQGSDEAQQGIRFNLFQLFSTYYGEDARLNIGPKGFTGEKYGGATYWDTEAYAVPLYLALADEKVTKNLLKYRYTQLPQAQHNARMQGLAGALYPMVTFTGVECHNEWEITFEEIHRNGAMAYAIYNYTNYTGDETYLAHEGLEVLVEIARFWADRVHYSARNDKYMIHGVTGPNEYENNINNNWYTNKLAAWVLTYTSKNLTKFPRPDLKVSEKELEKWSEIVEKMYYPEDKKLGVFVQHDGYLDKDLTPVAQLDPSNLPLNQNWSWDRVLRSPYIKQADVLQGIYFFGDKFSLEEKRRNFEFYEPLTVHESSLSPSIHAILAAELGMESKAVEMYERTARLDLDNYNNDTADGLHITSMTGSWLAIVHGFAQMKTWEGQLSFAPFLPEAWTAYNFHINYRGRLLKISVSDNIEIELLKGHPIELEVYNEKILLETNYKTKIK; encoded by the coding sequence ATGAAACAAATCAAGAGAATTATGGGAATTAATCCTTGGAAAATCACGGCTCATCAAATCGAAAAAGAAGACCGAAGATTGCAAGAATCCCTAACTTCCATCGGAAATGGATACATGGGAATGCGTGGAAATTTTAGCGAAACTTTCAGCGGTGATCATCATCAAGGAACTTATATCGCAGGTGTCTGGTTTCCAGATAAAACTCGTGTGGGTTGGTGGAAAAATGGTTACCCAGAATATTTCGGGAAGGCAATCAACGCTCTGAATTTTGCCAAAGTTCGTCTGTTTATTGATAAAAAAGAAGTTGATTTGGCAACAAGCCCAGTAACAGATTTTGATTTAGCATTGGATATGGAAAAAGGGTTGCTGACTTATGCCTATACAGTTTCTGGTGTGCGTGTGACAGTTGAGCGTTTCTTCTCAATTGCAACGCGAGAACTCGCGGTTTTCCATTTTAACTTTGAAAATATTGACGGACAAATGCACAGCGTGCGCGCAGAGTCGTTTATAGATGCCGATGTTCGTAATGAAGATGCCAACTATGATGAAAAATTCTGGAATACCTATGAATCTGGCAATACGGAACACGGTTCTTATCTCATCAGTCAAACCATTCCAAATCCTTTTGGTGTAGAACAATTTACAGTATTGGCCCATCAAGATTTCAAAGGAAATTTACAACTGACCGCGCAAAAATCTGCTGACGACAACGTGAGTGATACTTACGAAGAAATCTTGCCAGCAGGGCAAACATTAACTTTTGAAAAACGTGTTTTGGTGCTGACAAGTCGTGATTATGACAATCTATCAGCACTGACAGATACTTCAGTAGCTTTGATTGAATCTTTGTCAGCAATTAGCTACGAAGAACTTCGTACAGCACAGATAGAAGCATGGTCAAAACGCTGGGAAATCGCTGACGTACAGATTCAGGGTTCCGATGAAGCACAGCAAGGGATACGTTTCAACCTTTTTCAACTTTTCAGCACTTATTATGGTGAAGACGCACGCTTAAACATTGGTCCTAAAGGATTTACAGGCGAAAAATACGGCGGAGCAACTTATTGGGACACAGAAGCCTACGCAGTACCACTCTATCTCGCATTAGCTGATGAAAAAGTCACAAAAAATCTGTTGAAATATAGATATACACAACTTCCACAAGCGCAGCATAACGCTCGTATGCAAGGTTTAGCTGGAGCGCTCTATCCAATGGTTACATTCACAGGAGTTGAATGTCACAATGAATGGGAAATCACCTTTGAAGAAATTCATCGTAACGGTGCGATGGCTTATGCAATTTATAATTATACCAATTACACAGGTGATGAAACATATCTTGCTCATGAAGGACTGGAAGTCCTAGTTGAAATTGCAAGATTCTGGGCGGACCGCGTGCATTATTCCGCACGAAATGATAAGTACATGATTCATGGTGTTACAGGACCTAATGAATACGAGAACAATATCAACAACAATTGGTATACCAATAAGTTAGCCGCATGGGTACTCACCTACACCAGTAAAAATCTAACAAAATTTCCTCGTCCTGACCTAAAAGTTTCAGAAAAAGAACTTGAAAAATGGTCAGAAATCGTGGAAAAAATGTACTATCCAGAAGATAAAAAATTAGGTGTTTTTGTCCAACATGATGGCTATCTTGACAAAGATTTAACGCCAGTAGCGCAGCTTGATCCATCAAACTTGCCGCTTAATCAAAACTGGTCTTGGGATAGAGTGTTGCGCAGTCCTTATATTAAGCAAGCAGATGTTTTGCAAGGGATTTATTTCTTTGGAGATAAGTTTAGTTTGGAAGAAAAACGTCGTAACTTTGAATTTTATGAACCGCTCACTGTTCATGAAAGTTCGTTATCTCCATCTATTCACGCGATTCTTGCTGCTGAGCTTGGAATGGAATCTAAAGCAGTAGAGATGTATGAACGTACAGCACGTTTAGACCTTGATAACTACAATAATGATACAGCAGATGGACTTCACATTACCTCAATGACTGGCTCATGGCTAGCTATCGTTCATGGTTTTGCTCAAATGAAAACATGGGAAGGTCAGCTAAGTTTTGCTCCATTTTTACCAGAAGCTTGGACAGCCTACAATTTCCATATCAATTATCGTGGACGGTTATTAAAAATCTCTGTTTCTGATAATATCGAAATCGAACTCCTCAAAGGTCATCCAATAGAACTTGAAGTTTACAATGAAAAAATTCTTTTAGAAACAAACTATAAAACAAAAATAAAATAA